The Magnolia sinica isolate HGM2019 chromosome 11, MsV1, whole genome shotgun sequence DNA window GTTCTAACAGTCTAATTTGTTGAATCTTGACCTTtactttctttttcaatttttaacGTTCTATTTGATAGTTGCCAATCTGACGGTTGAGATCATCCTTTTACCCTCTTATTTCTTGGGTCATGATctgatccaaacaggccccatgATTCGGACAGTTTTGCATGGCGTAAATGCATGCCACGAATAGGTGGCTGACTGCATGCATATTGATGGCCTTACTCAGATAGAGTACCATGATAACAGACCGGATAATCGGTATCACCAATTGAGATACATGGGAATAACTTCTGTTCTGGCCACTTCAAGATGTGACCCATTAATTGGACGGTACCGATCAACCCATCAACGGTTTGTATGTAGGTAAGCAGAGATTgatggttgtgaagcttactgtCCAGTACACAAACAGCCGTGGAAGGGAGTCACCAAAAATTTTAGGATATACCTGAGGAAATTAGAAGCTCACTGGACCGTTAGTTATCGTGAAAAATCAatctaatccactcatcaagtggaaaACGCATTTTACATCAAATCGGACCGTTAATCTTTCGTTTTTGTAACATATGCCCTGTTTGATGGATCGAACTAATTATTGAGCCAGCAGATTTGCGTCATGAGGACCACcttttggacggcttggatgccaAAATAGATGGCACGTTGGGGTGTTTGCGCAAGGTAGAGGGTAAGGTGCATGGGAAGAATCATCTAAATTAGTTATCAAGCACTCTATATATCTACATACGTGACACACGAGTATGAGATCCAGACAGCTTATCTGCTGTGCCATAAGCCAACAGTCGAGATGATCGTAGCCCCTTATGGGAGAATTAATGCCCATTGTATGTAAATCATTAGTCAGACTGTTTTCTAACCATCGGTTTCTAATCAACAAAAATCATCAAACTGATAAATTCATCTGACCAGCCTAAGTTTATAGGTGCAGCCCATCCATAAAGGGGCCTAGCAGATGAACGGTCTCGATCTTATACATCTTTACTACTGTCTTATGAATGGAGATGGAGAGCTCCATAACTATTTTGCATATTACTCATTATGGTCAGATCTTCATCCCATGCAGGCCCACTGATGCCTGGACCTGAGGAATCCGATTCCAGTAAATCGGGTTTGAATAAAAGGCCGAGGATCCAATCGGGTACACCATTGCATCTCGTCAAAGTCAGTTTGAAACATGTTTGGATCTAAAATCAGCTCAAGAATCCAAAATGGGGCTGTCAACGGCACGAATCTGGGCCTTATTAGTGAGAAGTAAACTCACATGATGtgttttgaaaataataataataagatgggATTTTTAacagaattaaaaaaaataataaaattcctcaattgattttaccaaatagtgccgCCAGACTGGTAGTgctttttaaaaaagagaaattACATTGCTGCCCTCTAAGATGAACCTAGAATACGGTGGATCAAATCATAAGGTGTGCCAATCCATAAAACTAATGTATACCGTTCAAATATCCCAATTCAAATATATCCCATCTGATATGAGAGATCAGATGATTTGTTCCTCTTGTCACCATGGTGTGGTACATACACTTACTGGATTGGATATTATACACGGGCCAGGTGCCCCCAAACCCTCCCTCCcagaacaaaaaaagaaaatcaattgGGGGCATTTTTGCAATTTCATCCCTCAAAAAGCACTTGCAAtactagagttgggcatccaATCCAGTCGGACCAatttagggctgactcgactcgatccggttttgacaTAGGcatgacccgaactcaatccgactcgataccgagtctagcatgcctgactcgatctgagTCTGGTCTAGCCTGGACTGATTCATACTGAGTCCGATCCATTAAGAAGTACCAAGTtaggtcgagttggcaccaagttggattgagagatgaggaagggagagaccgagagagtggagaggaggagggtaatggtggtgggtggttgtcaggCTTGGAATATAAGGAGGATGACggagggagagagattttgggatcgggtcAATGTAGGGTGTGcgagtagggttagagagtcaggttcggatcgagtcgggtctaaccggatcgagtttcaggtcgagtcagctcaagttactaggtaactcgaactcgactcggtttaagttcggattgggcaaagcctactcggttcggaacgactcacccattcagtttggGTCGAGTCGGATCTAAACGAGTTGGACAAGAGTTgagttagccggatcgagtcTTCCGGTGCCCACCTCTATCCAACAATATTAGTAAAATATTGATTCCAGTAAAAAAATCGTTTTTTCTTTCACAACATATACTGCAAACTTACTATCCATCCAGCCTCTATGGTATTGACTTGATATGACCGGCCATTGACAATCCATAACTGGGCCAAACTGAATTGACTTTGATCATCTTGAAGTATTGGGTCCCACACATTCATAGTCACTCGGGTTCCTAGCACCTGATCAGACAAGTTTGCAATTGCATACTTGATCAAAGAAAACAAGTAGATTAGTGTTAAATACATCACcgagaatttatttattttttgctccAACAGAAAAAGTCGCCAGTGAGCCGGCGCTATCACTGTAACTTATAGCTGTCCTAGTAGCATTGTGACATTTGGACACTCCAGCAAACCAATCGGAACCGTCCACTAGGTTGAGCACACATTTTATTTCCTCAATCTGAAAATCACAGCTATCCTAGCCATCTATTTTCCAAGCCACAGCTCGCATGATGGGAATCTTCTGATGGAAGTGATTGTATAGAGCCATAGGAAATTCATGATGGGCCATAACAAATACACGGCACAAGTTGTTGATTGGGCTTATTTTTATTAAATggttttgaccatccattttttgggCTGTTATTTAGATGGTTAGACGCAACGTACGGCACAGATCGGTTGGCTAGGCTGTCCAGGTGTTCCCATAGAGCAATATAATTTAATGACAATGCTGCCTCTTGGAtactgatgaatggctcagatcctgCACGTTTCGGCTTAAATATACCAAAACGACAAAAATTACTTACATGATGACTAGATGGGGAGTTGAGTTGGGCCCCATTTTCTACATTTTTTCGACCATAATCAGAGAGAGATTTTGTTCTCATTAAATCTTGCATTTTAGTCCGTCGAATGGGTACAGTCCCAAGGGGGCATCCACCATCCTTAAGCCCAATATGTAGATTGGCATTTAAAGGGTCTTGATTTTCCATCCCTTCtggataggaagtgggcctcaTCTGCATAGTGAGTTACAATCTCAGACGTTAAAAAAATGCATATGTAAATAAACATGGAATCATTAATATTAAAAAGGGATTAAAAGATTGGAAAGggattaaaaaaaatgcatatgGAAATACAATGGCTAACATGTCATCATTGAAATTGAAAAGGGAAACGTTCCCATAAGTTCAAATCGTATGATGATTACAAGGCAAGATACGTATGCTGAATCTAAACCGTGCATCTGGCGCTGGACCTTCTATTCACCATACATCCCAGAATAATCACAATTAAAAAAGTCAGGTGGTACACACCACATGCAGCAATGTGCAATTACACCTAAAACTTATACAttcacttgttgtggcccacttgagttagaATGGGATCTGTTTTGGTATGTTCCTTCATCATAGTGTGGCTTATTGGCTGATTGCTCGTTCGATGATGTATACACAATACAGTGGACCCTATATTCCATTTGGAAGTTTCGATGATGCTCACACTCCTCCCCAAGTACCTCAttttttcatttggtgtggcccacgtgtgtTATGGATCATGCAGGATCCTATATTGTAAGCGTATAACATGGAGGtgcacatctaatggacgggttggatgccaaTCACATATCACTGCATGCCACACAAAACTTGAACATGAAGCAGTACAGTAAATCAGAATGTATGTGATCATTCTATCAACGTGATTTCCCTGTAGTGGCTGCTGGGGAGTCGGTTCGatcagatggatggtccagatcaatgttTCAGATAGCCCATATAACCGAATATTATGTGACCATAAGTATCTTTGTTCTTAACAATGCATTTGGATGCCAACAAATGAGAGGTTAGATTCGTCAATTGGCAAGTTTCTTTGAGCATGGCCATGCATGATGGAAGCCATaagttcaatggtctggatcactaaagCATGGGCCTCTTATTATATTAATGGTGATGATAATTTTTGAACATTTAAACCAAACATTCATACTTTTTAGTGACCAAACTTTGTGTGACATAATGTTATCCAAGGAGATCTAATCCACATGGGTGATCTGAATGGTTCATTTATCACATACTTTCATGAATGGGCCATGGACTGAAAATCACAATGGTCAAACTTCACTCAACCAGTTTAAAAAATGAAGTTATGCAAAAATCAATAGACAGATTTTGTGTACCAATTTCTAAATGATTAGGATAGGATGGCCCATTCATCATTGATGATGGGTTTTGATAAATGGAAATCAGAGAGaataagaagatgatgatgatgataataataataataaagagaaacATACATGGATTGTGTGATTCTTCAACAAAGGATGATCGAAAGCTGGTTGCTTATACATGTCCACACAATCGAAGATGTCACCATGTTCATTCTATAAGAACCATCAAACCTCCATCAATATTCAAAAACATCCTAATGATGGCATGGATGCTGTTGATTGTGATTACAAtgttgacgatgatgatgatgatgatggattttAAGCTTTTATCTGTTTGTAGAATCAGAGGACTGAGAGTGCTTTTGATGCACAAAATTTTCAGCCCTTCCACCAGTGGGACACCAAACAAAGGATTTGGATCACTACAAACTAAACCCCTCTAGACGTAAGCTTCAGatgatttaaataataataataataataataaacactgGTGCAATGAATCACATGGTAGTGATTGTTAGAAAACTCACCTGAATGCTTTTGACAGCAGGCTTATTAAGAACCTTGAGCTGTGCCTTCAATTCCATGTATTCTTCTTTGGATAGACTTCTTGCATTTCCATAAACAAGAGAAATTGCCAACAAAACTAAAATCAAAATCCTACTATTACAACTAATTGGAGTGGACATCGAGGATAGGAgatgaaaacttcttaggaaaTAGAGGACAGGTAGATGGACACTTTATCTCAAATGAGGCTATTTATAATGTTGCTCTAGATAGATCTGGGAACTCTCTTGACTTCCGTCCAGGGTGTGAAAAGGTGATAAAGTGAAACTAGTTTTATTGAAGTCAATCATTAGTAGTTTCTTTTGCATGTGCGACACATGACCAATGggtcatttggtgggccaccttgCTAATAAAATTATGTGGACGTTGGAATTGATGGTTGGATAGGTTTGTGAGGGGTGCTGATTGTATACTACCGGCATTAGGACTTATCTGGAGATGGAGAGTCTATCAGCGGatttgtggggccaaccgtgatatattcattttatccacaccgtccatccattttgacagatcattttaggtcatgagatgAAAAAGGAAGCAAATTTaatgcttaaatggaccacaccacaggaagcagtggggattgaattcatattgttgaaaactttctaaggcttatcataatgtttattacCCATCTAACCTACTCATAAGGTCAGACCTGTTTGAAGGgaagacataaatatcaacttgatctaaaattccTGCGCTCTgcgagaagttttgaacggtaagctttcaatcccctCTACTACCTGTGGTGCACTTGAACCTTCAAGCTACTTTCCTTTGGGGCtcgtgttctaaaatgatatgtcaaaatggacggacagcataTACACCATAATAAGCTAGCCCTGACAAagccgtccatctctagctagcccTGACAGAACTGTCCATCATAATAAGTACCCAATCTGAGTTATTTGTGAGAAGAGAGAATTAGAGCATACCAGAAATCCTTCCACTGCGGGATCCATTATCTAACTTTctggaaaattttaattttgattcaCATGGTGTGGCTAACGTAGGTGTTAGAGTGTCTTAATTTTAATAGTGTCCTTTCAttccaatgggccacatcaaaagaatAGGTAATTGGATGGGACATATACATGCATGACTGAGACTTGCACATGATTTggacgtttttaatggtggtgaccCATCTCAACTTCTCCCACATGAAGATGCGTGATGGACCTGATCGATGGTGttgatctcatccacatgaagcGGTTGGATCCAGGTCAAATCATGCCTTGCTAAAAATCTCCACATCGCGGTGGAATTAATGATTTCTGGGGTTAATGGAAAAGTTTGGCAAGTAATACAAGCTCGAGGTTTTGGCCCATGTATATTAAGAGTCGTGATTTTATCGAAATGTCCCACAATTTTCCACGATGTACCTTTTTATTGGTTACCGTGTCATTTCATGTCACGTCTTCGGAAAGCCTTTCACAATAACTTCATGAGATAGAAATTTAGGTGAAGCCCACAGCGACATTTGTGAGATATccagccgtccatatgtttttaaagaCATGGGCTCAAAAATGATGTAGGTATGTATGggaaatggtaccatgaggtcgtcctcatgggaactttccatgaggttgagctgtgtgggccccaccgtgatgtgtctcAAATAtccaccccatcagtcagatgcaccattccatggtgggacatgggcttaaaaatcaagtcaataaatgacttgggtggaccacaccacatataacatttgagaggggttaccctcccattaaaacatctataatcatttattgggcccatcgagatgtggtttacaaatctagcccgtctattatgtgtgtcccattatgtgtgtccattatatgggaaaaggtagctcggcctcacgataagctcccgtgatgtcgagttgtgtgggccccaccgtgatgtgtgtcgaccatcaacatcgtgcatttgatgggtcccctctaaattatgggatatcccaaaaatcagccatatacggaactcaggtaggccataccatctaaaattatgtgaatacaccgttaaaacatctaaaagcacttggtggggcccacctgagttttgaatgctgctgaaacttggtctgaaccctcatccaagtgggacacacataatggatgggcttgatttgcaaaccacatctcgatgggcccaaaaaatgattatgaatgttttaatggtgcacggcccctccctacttctgtatgtggtgttgTACACGAAAGTCacgtattgacttgatttttgagaactaggcccacgatggaatggtgcatctgactgatggggtagatgttcgaaacgcatcacggtggggcccacacagttcgacctcatgggatggccccgtgaggtggagcgcatagtaccttttccctctatatatatatatatatatatatatatatatatatatatctccctcGCACTTTATTGTCTACGCACCTTTTTCTCACCGTACAAAGGTCTGATAAGTTCAGTTGGCCCTCACTgcaatgtatatgtgaaatctactttGACTACTAAATGTGTCCCCCTCATGTTAAGCCCAAGGCCCAAATATCATCCTTATCCgtaattctagtgggccacagcAATGAAAATAATTTTGAAGGTGATGTCTCCTGTACACTGATTACTATCTTGTGTTAAACATGTATCACAAATGATGCTGGTTTTTCATCCTTAAGCCTAAAATCGTGTGGCACATATCCTTCACTTGTCAACAATCATCGACACCAATTCCAATAAATTCAAATCATCATCGTATAAGCCTTAACCCAACTAAATGGGGTCAGAAAGGGTGCTTAGAAAGGTTTAGGTCCGTCAACAGGGGCGACCAACCAAATATTCAtgtctctctggtttaaaacgaaaggTGTAAGTACGAGTACACTCTTGTAAATAAAATCTCATGgatacccatacacacacacacccacgcaagtACACTCGCACTCGTGCCCACGCCTAGCCCACCCCAAAGAGTAGCTAACTTTTGCACACGTGTGGTACATGTGCCACACCTGCCAATGTGCCATAAGTGAGATACCCATCTGTAAAATTTTCCACGGTGTACTTTTTA harbors:
- the LOC131219070 gene encoding protein neprosin-like encodes the protein MELKAQLKVLNKPAVKSIQNEHGDIFDCVDMYKQPAFDHPLLKNHTIHMRPTSYPEGMENQDPLNANLHIGLKDGGCPLGTVPIRRTKMQDLMRTKSLSDYGRKNVENGAQLNSPSSHHYAIANLSDQVLGTRVTMNVWDPILQDDQSQFSLAQLWIVNGRSYQVNTIEAGWIVSLQYMLFILEGSNADDYKSTGCYNLLCPGFVQVSRDIPVGSTIQPTSTYDGYQKEITLQVFKDPNSGDWWLTFGDNNIEVGYWPKSLFTTLADSASIVQWGGEVFTFESIQSPQMGSGHFPDEGFRKSCYMKKLMFVDNTTTFKDIPDNTPLYEDLTQCYRVIDGGNLGGDWGRHIYFGGPGGC